From Cecembia calidifontis, one genomic window encodes:
- a CDS encoding HEM-1/HEM-2 family protein produces the protein MLLFVQFACNSEKVDETKLLRDEVIAIHDEVMPLMGELKSLKKEIKIKTDSLIAEDSVVNAEKIHELRNIENQLEDAFEGMFVWMRQYKAPDESVDEKEAKAYLTEQKVLVEKVNKDIKEALKAAKQELGKG, from the coding sequence ATGTTACTCTTCGTGCAATTTGCATGTAATTCAGAAAAAGTTGATGAAACAAAGTTGCTTAGAGATGAAGTTATCGCTATTCATGATGAGGTCATGCCTCTGATGGGGGAGCTTAAGTCTTTAAAGAAAGAAATTAAAATAAAAACCGATAGTTTGATAGCGGAAGATTCTGTTGTCAATGCAGAAAAGATCCATGAGCTAAGGAATATTGAAAACCAACTGGAGGATGCTTTTGAAGGGATGTTTGTTTGGATGAGGCAGTACAAAGCTCCTGATGAATCTGTCGATGAAAAAGAAGCAAAGGCCTATCTTACCGAACAGAAAGTTTTGGTAGAGAAGGTGAATAAAGACATCAAAGAAGCGCTCAAGGCAGCCAAGCAGGAGTTAGGAAAGGGTTAA
- a CDS encoding metallophosphoesterase, translated as MKRRDFIKSSLLTGAALSFGSPLLADEMLSKKGKRISILHTNDMHSRIEPFPNDGSRNANQGGMIKLASLVSKFRNEEENMLLLDAGDVFQGTPYFNFYGGELEFKLMSQMGFDASTLGNHEFDNGLQGLYEQLPHASFPHICSNYDFSNTLMKDATIPYKIFKKSGLRIGVFGLGIELEGLVGKKNYENTQYLDPVGVAKEMVQELKAKKSDLIICLSHLGYAYRGTKIDDLKLAAAVNEIDLIIGGHTHTFLDEPTQIKNTEGHTTIIHQVGTGALRLGKVDFVFTKENKINFASAKSLPIY; from the coding sequence ATGAAAAGAAGGGATTTTATTAAAAGCAGCTTACTTACAGGAGCAGCTTTAAGTTTTGGCAGCCCACTTTTGGCAGATGAGATGCTTTCAAAAAAAGGAAAAAGAATCAGCATCCTTCATACCAATGACATGCATTCCCGGATTGAACCTTTTCCCAATGACGGCAGCCGAAATGCAAATCAGGGCGGGATGATCAAACTGGCTTCCTTGGTATCAAAATTTAGAAACGAGGAGGAAAATATGCTATTATTGGATGCCGGGGATGTATTTCAGGGTACGCCTTACTTCAATTTTTATGGAGGGGAACTTGAATTTAAGCTCATGAGCCAAATGGGCTTTGATGCCTCCACCCTTGGAAATCATGAGTTTGACAATGGGCTCCAAGGCCTGTATGAGCAACTTCCGCACGCATCTTTTCCCCACATCTGCTCCAACTATGATTTTTCCAACACCTTGATGAAAGACGCCACCATACCTTATAAGATTTTCAAAAAATCAGGTTTACGAATCGGGGTATTTGGGCTTGGAATAGAATTGGAAGGTTTGGTCGGAAAAAAGAATTATGAAAACACACAATACCTTGATCCTGTTGGTGTAGCGAAGGAAATGGTCCAAGAATTAAAGGCAAAAAAATCAGATCTGATCATATGCCTTTCGCACTTGGGTTATGCTTATCGGGGGACAAAAATCGATGATCTCAAATTGGCAGCAGCTGTGAATGAAATTGATTTGATCATAGGAGGTCATACACATACCTTTTTGGATGAGCCTACCCAAATCAAAAATACAGAAGGCCACACCACAATTATACATCAGGTGGGAACGGGCGCATTGCGATTAGGGAAAGTAGATTTTGTATTCACTAAAGAGAACAAAATTAATTTTGCCAGCGCAAAAAGTTTACCGATTTATTAG
- the dnaA gene encoding chromosomal replication initiator protein DnaA: protein MSSEANAVWNECLRVIKQHVNEQSFSTWFKPINPVRLEGSTLTIQVPSQFFYEWLEDNYVQVLKLAIKSTLGPNGRLEYAVVVDKGNSQNQPYVVSFPQGNSASSPKKSNTALAESKSPFDMQSLDSEMLLQSNLNPNYTFSTYIEGDCNRLARSAGFAVATKPGVTSFNPLMVYGGVGLGKTHLVQAIGNEIKNGPDDKFVLYVSSEKFVNQFMDAIKDGNVKSFTNFYMQVDVLIIDDIQFLAGKDRTQEMFFHIFNHLHQNKKQIIMTSDCPPKDLKGLEERLLSRFKWGLTADLQMPDFETRVAIIRRKMQSEGIFIPDDVVEYLAYTVDTNVRELEGVLISLIAHASLNRVDIDLTLAKTIMKNIVKDIENEVGIDFIQKTVSEYFDIKTEDLKAKTRKKEIVTARQVAMYFSKEFTNHSLKSIGYHFGGRDHSTVIHAVQTVNDLMDTDTAFRNSVNDLKKKFKMRSY, encoded by the coding sequence ATGAGTTCAGAGGCTAATGCAGTTTGGAATGAATGTTTGCGTGTAATCAAGCAGCACGTCAATGAACAGAGTTTTTCAACCTGGTTCAAACCAATAAACCCTGTTAGATTAGAGGGAAGCACCCTCACCATTCAGGTACCCAGTCAGTTTTTTTATGAGTGGTTAGAGGACAACTATGTACAGGTTTTAAAGCTTGCCATCAAATCCACGCTGGGACCCAACGGCAGGTTGGAATATGCTGTAGTAGTGGACAAGGGCAATTCTCAAAACCAGCCCTATGTGGTAAGTTTCCCTCAAGGAAATTCTGCTTCAAGTCCAAAAAAATCCAATACTGCTTTAGCTGAAAGCAAAAGTCCATTTGACATGCAGTCTTTGGACAGCGAAATGCTGCTTCAATCCAACCTCAACCCGAATTATACTTTCAGTACTTACATAGAGGGTGACTGTAACCGTTTGGCCAGATCTGCAGGGTTTGCCGTTGCGACCAAGCCAGGGGTAACTTCATTCAACCCTTTGATGGTATATGGAGGAGTGGGGCTTGGCAAAACCCATTTGGTTCAGGCCATTGGAAATGAGATCAAAAACGGACCAGATGACAAATTTGTACTTTATGTCTCTTCAGAAAAATTTGTAAACCAGTTCATGGATGCCATCAAAGATGGAAATGTGAAAAGCTTTACTAATTTTTACATGCAGGTAGATGTTCTGATCATCGATGATATTCAGTTTTTGGCAGGTAAAGACAGGACCCAGGAAATGTTCTTCCATATCTTCAACCACCTGCACCAAAACAAAAAGCAGATCATCATGACCTCAGACTGTCCTCCCAAAGATCTGAAAGGATTGGAGGAAAGGTTGCTGTCCAGGTTCAAATGGGGATTAACAGCAGACTTGCAAATGCCTGATTTTGAAACCAGGGTGGCCATTATCAGAAGAAAAATGCAGTCAGAAGGCATCTTTATTCCAGATGATGTTGTAGAATACCTTGCTTATACTGTTGACACAAATGTAAGGGAACTGGAAGGCGTTTTGATTTCCCTGATTGCCCATGCTTCACTGAACCGGGTAGACATTGATCTTACCCTGGCCAAGACGATCATGAAAAACATCGTCAAGGACATTGAAAATGAAGTTGGGATTGATTTTATCCAAAAAACAGTCTCTGAATACTTTGACATCAAGACGGAAGACCTGAAGGCCAAGACCAGGAAAAAAGAAATTGTAACAGCAAGACAGGTCGCCATGTATTTTTCCAAAGAATTCACCAATCATTCTTTGAAATCCATTGGTTATCATTTTGGCGGAAGGGACCACAGTACGGTCATCCATGCCGTGCAGACGGTCAATGACCTGATGGACACAGATACTGCTTTCAGAAACTCAGTAAATGACCTGAAAAAGAAATTCAAAATGCGGTCCTATTGA
- the meaB gene encoding methylmalonyl Co-A mutase-associated GTPase MeaB codes for MKKKSRLPVEDYIDGVLKGDRMVLSRAITLVESSLPSDQMLAEKVMEGILPYSGKSIRIGITGVPGVGKSTFIENFGKILVERGHQLAVLAIDPSSQKSGGSILGDKTRMEALSSDKRAYIRPSPAGAALGGVSARTREAMLLCEAAGFDVVLIETVGVGQSETAVKGMVDFFLLLMLAGAGDELQGIKKGIIEMCDALIINKADGSNVEAAKRAKREYANALHLFPAKENGWIPQVKTCSAIEKSGLEEIWTMIDDFRDKMTKNGFLESNRQEQRVNWLQEHIRYLMESSFFHHSQVKKRMEELLPGIKSGKFSAIAKARELFDLFLKNRGND; via the coding sequence TTGAAAAAGAAAAGCAGACTTCCCGTTGAGGATTACATAGATGGTGTGTTGAAGGGGGATAGAATGGTGCTCAGTAGGGCTATTACCCTGGTAGAAAGCTCCCTGCCTTCAGATCAAATGTTGGCCGAAAAAGTGATGGAGGGAATCCTTCCCTATTCTGGAAAGTCTATCAGGATAGGTATTACTGGTGTTCCGGGTGTAGGGAAAAGTACTTTTATTGAAAATTTTGGCAAAATACTCGTGGAAAGAGGCCATCAATTGGCGGTGTTGGCAATTGATCCCAGTAGCCAAAAGTCAGGGGGAAGTATTTTGGGAGACAAGACCAGGATGGAGGCACTCTCTTCGGACAAAAGAGCTTATATACGCCCCAGTCCGGCAGGTGCTGCTTTGGGAGGCGTGAGTGCAAGGACAAGGGAGGCCATGTTGCTGTGTGAGGCTGCTGGTTTTGATGTGGTCCTGATAGAAACAGTGGGTGTAGGTCAATCTGAAACTGCCGTTAAAGGAATGGTGGATTTTTTTCTTCTGTTGATGTTGGCCGGAGCAGGGGATGAGCTGCAAGGAATTAAAAAAGGGATCATAGAAATGTGCGACGCATTGATCATCAATAAAGCTGATGGCAGCAATGTTGAAGCAGCCAAAAGGGCAAAGAGGGAATATGCCAATGCCCTGCACCTTTTTCCCGCAAAGGAGAATGGCTGGATCCCTCAGGTCAAAACCTGTTCTGCTATAGAAAAATCAGGGCTAGAGGAAATTTGGACAATGATTGATGATTTTAGAGACAAGATGACCAAGAATGGATTCCTCGAGTCCAACAGGCAAGAACAGAGGGTTAATTGGTTGCAGGAACACATCAGGTACCTGATGGAAAGCTCTTTTTTCCATCATTCCCAGGTCAAAAAGAGGATGGAGGAATTACTTCCTGGTATAAAATCCGGGAAATTCTCCGCCATTGCCAAAGCCCGTGAATTGTTCGATTTATTCCTAAAGAATAGAGGAAATGATTGA
- a CDS encoding aminotransferase class IV yields MKPFCFSIDKIIPSTEASLHPMDIGLIRGYGIFDFFRTSNYTPLFLSDYLDRFVRSAEKTHLYLPYSKEELAQIIHDLIQRNDLEFGGIRMVLTGGVSANHFSPTQGKLFIFCEDLDFPSPAKYESGVKLLAVEHIRAIADIKTTNYAFPVWHSAIWKKEGAEDVLYHLNGTISESSRSNIFVIKDNKIATPDKHILHGITRKRVLELAPATEVREISLEEVLDADEVFMTSTTKKILPITQIEGHKIGNGKPGPITENLLKEFLEMEKSIIQSVKKL; encoded by the coding sequence ATGAAACCATTCTGTTTCTCAATAGATAAGATCATCCCTTCAACTGAAGCTTCATTGCACCCAATGGACATTGGGTTAATAAGGGGATATGGGATATTTGATTTCTTCCGTACATCAAATTACACACCTTTATTTCTAAGTGATTATTTGGATAGGTTTGTACGCTCAGCGGAAAAAACCCACCTATACCTACCCTACTCCAAGGAGGAGCTGGCCCAAATCATACACGACCTGATACAAAGAAATGATTTGGAGTTTGGAGGGATAAGAATGGTATTAACGGGAGGCGTTTCAGCCAATCATTTTTCTCCTACTCAGGGTAAACTTTTCATTTTTTGTGAAGACCTGGATTTCCCCTCTCCTGCCAAATATGAGTCTGGGGTGAAATTATTGGCCGTTGAACACATCCGGGCAATTGCTGACATCAAGACCACCAATTATGCATTCCCCGTATGGCATAGTGCCATTTGGAAAAAAGAGGGTGCTGAGGATGTTCTCTATCATTTGAACGGGACTATCTCTGAAAGTTCAAGGTCCAATATTTTTGTCATTAAAGACAACAAGATAGCAACTCCAGACAAACACATCCTTCACGGAATTACCAGAAAAAGGGTTCTTGAATTGGCTCCCGCAACAGAGGTCAGAGAAATTTCACTTGAGGAAGTCTTGGATGCTGATGAGGTATTCATGACAAGCACCACTAAGAAAATCCTTCCAATAACCCAAATTGAGGGGCATAAAATTGGCAACGGAAAACCCGGCCCAATTACCGAAAACCTATTAAAGGAATTCCTCGAAATGGAAAAGTCAATCATCCAATCGGTAAAAAAACTTTAA
- a CDS encoding SCO family protein, with protein sequence MKSSIATIFFASLVLLFSCSGPKENDNSSSSLPILGNKYVNEFEIEGKIVKDTVYHKIAEFSFINQEGKEVNNATVEGKVYVADFFFTTCPTICPIMKTQMLRVYEKFKHEPNFMILSHTLDPEHDTPELLKDYAAKIGVEDDKTWNFLSGDQEKIFEIGQTSYLTTAMSDKNEPGGILHSGAFVLVDQQGRIRGVYDGTKEEQVNRLMKDIPKLLK encoded by the coding sequence ATGAAATCTAGCATAGCAACCATTTTCTTTGCCTCACTGGTTTTACTGTTTTCTTGTTCTGGACCTAAAGAAAATGACAACAGTTCTTCTTCTCTACCTATTTTGGGAAACAAGTATGTCAATGAATTTGAAATCGAAGGCAAAATTGTTAAAGACACTGTCTATCATAAGATTGCAGAATTTTCATTTATCAATCAGGAAGGAAAAGAAGTGAATAATGCTACTGTGGAAGGAAAGGTGTATGTGGCAGACTTTTTCTTCACGACTTGTCCCACTATCTGCCCCATCATGAAAACTCAAATGCTCAGGGTTTATGAGAAATTTAAACACGAACCCAACTTTATGATCCTGAGCCACACCCTTGATCCCGAGCATGACACACCGGAACTTTTAAAAGATTATGCAGCCAAAATCGGGGTAGAGGATGATAAAACCTGGAATTTCTTGTCAGGAGATCAGGAAAAAATCTTCGAAATCGGCCAAACAAGCTACCTTACCACTGCCATGTCGGATAAAAATGAACCAGGAGGGATTTTACATTCCGGAGCTTTTGTATTGGTAGATCAGCAGGGCAGGATTAGAGGTGTCTATGATGGGACCAAAGAAGAACAAGTCAATAGATTGATGAAGGATATACCCAAATTACTGAAATAA
- a CDS encoding CopD family protein, translating to MAFEYLKALHIIFVVTWFAGLFYIVRLFIYQVEALEKTEQEKAILMPQLNLMAQRLWYIITWPSAILTLILGFWVLYYRWGYMQLGFMHAKLGFVLVLYIYHIICHKIFKDLQNGIAKWTSTQLRMWNELATLLLFAIVFLIVLKSLISVVWGIVGLLGLSVLMMLGIKWYKKVREKANP from the coding sequence ATGGCTTTCGAATATTTAAAAGCGCTGCATATCATCTTTGTCGTGACCTGGTTTGCGGGCCTATTCTACATAGTGAGGTTATTCATCTATCAGGTTGAGGCCCTGGAAAAAACAGAACAGGAAAAAGCAATACTGATGCCACAACTCAATCTTATGGCACAGCGCTTATGGTATATCATTACCTGGCCTTCCGCCATTTTGACTTTGATCTTGGGTTTTTGGGTATTGTATTACAGATGGGGATATATGCAGTTGGGCTTTATGCATGCCAAATTGGGTTTTGTTCTTGTACTGTACATTTATCACATAATTTGCCATAAAATTTTTAAAGATTTACAAAATGGAATAGCAAAATGGACCTCAACACAGTTAAGAATGTGGAACGAATTGGCAACCCTCTTGCTATTTGCTATCGTATTCCTCATTGTACTCAAAAGCCTTATTAGTGTGGTCTGGGGTATTGTTGGTTTATTGGGCCTTAGTGTCCTGATGATGCTTGGCATCAAATGGTACAAAAAAGTTCGGGAAAAAGCGAATCCATAA
- a CDS encoding c-type cytochrome, whose protein sequence is MWKIGTGIGILIFLCFSCNPNQSDKDKTLASIKDTKVLQYAIEGKNLYELYCANCHQKDGTGLGKLIPPLNPSDYMAEDVGRTARIIKYGLQGEIMVNGQVYNQPMPGNPNLTNLEIARIMTYIYNIWGNEEGVIDANSVEKFLEKKN, encoded by the coding sequence ATGTGGAAAATCGGGACGGGAATCGGCATTTTGATCTTCCTTTGTTTTAGCTGCAATCCCAATCAGTCAGACAAAGATAAGACTCTTGCCTCCATCAAAGATACCAAAGTGCTTCAGTATGCCATTGAAGGGAAAAACTTGTATGAATTGTACTGCGCTAATTGTCATCAAAAAGATGGGACAGGTTTGGGAAAACTAATCCCCCCACTTAATCCTTCCGATTATATGGCCGAAGATGTGGGAAGAACAGCAAGAATCATAAAATATGGTTTACAGGGAGAAATCATGGTAAACGGGCAAGTCTATAATCAGCCTATGCCGGGAAACCCCAACCTTACCAATTTGGAAATTGCAAGGATAATGACCTATATTTATAATATTTGGGGAAATGAGGAAGGGGTAATCGATGCTAACTCAGTGGAAAAGTTTTTAGAAAAGAAAAATTAA
- a CDS encoding methylmalonyl-CoA mutase family protein: protein MENKLFEEFGPVTKEQWIQQAIADLKGKDFTTHLVSKTAGGLEIMPFYTEEDLETLAFLEAYHNKIHPPSEIPGLSPRIWSNVFHVGIEDQNKGNALILDALQNGCDALVLEVSGKEDFNQLLKGVELPYIQIFLVLSSGSPSVVLAPFLDWFGRKDWGSDQLQGGVLWDGMTRLFHEESEMEVISQELAMLIDKLEPFPAFKACCIDFSCYHEAGATAIQELKFGFASIVELLDHLGKAGVPAQKVFEKAMLRFSVGSDYFEEISKIRAGRIFFQSLGELYQVEVLPENIQVFCQTSNWTKSRMDVYTNMLRNTTEAMSAILGGCNVLWVRPHDEVLSGPDSFSRRMARNISNILREESYLDKVLDPVAGSYFIENLTGILLDRTKESLENVEASGGWWKLYKDQLIQEEVKSTRKKRQSDILELQKSKIGANKYQLKEEKAKFTLSEKVEELPWQLFAGRETDLLESKNETVA from the coding sequence ATGGAAAATAAGCTTTTTGAGGAATTTGGTCCTGTCACCAAAGAACAATGGATTCAACAGGCCATTGCTGATCTTAAAGGCAAAGATTTCACAACGCATTTGGTGTCCAAAACAGCAGGTGGGTTGGAAATCATGCCTTTTTATACGGAAGAAGATCTTGAAACCCTTGCTTTTCTTGAAGCATATCATAACAAAATTCATCCTCCATCAGAGATACCTGGATTGTCTCCCCGGATATGGTCCAATGTTTTTCATGTAGGAATTGAAGACCAAAATAAAGGCAATGCACTAATTTTGGATGCCTTACAAAATGGTTGTGATGCCCTTGTACTGGAAGTGTCAGGTAAAGAGGACTTTAATCAATTGCTCAAAGGGGTTGAACTGCCTTATATCCAGATATTTCTTGTTCTATCAAGCGGATCCCCAAGTGTTGTTCTTGCTCCATTTTTGGATTGGTTCGGTAGAAAAGACTGGGGTTCAGATCAACTTCAGGGAGGAGTCCTTTGGGATGGCATGACCCGGCTTTTTCATGAGGAATCGGAAATGGAAGTTATTTCCCAGGAATTGGCTATGTTGATTGATAAACTGGAACCTTTCCCTGCTTTCAAAGCCTGCTGCATCGATTTTTCCTGTTACCATGAAGCTGGTGCCACTGCAATTCAGGAGTTAAAATTCGGTTTTGCTTCAATTGTGGAATTGCTGGACCATCTTGGAAAAGCCGGTGTTCCTGCTCAAAAGGTTTTTGAAAAGGCAATGCTTAGGTTTTCTGTAGGTTCAGATTATTTTGAAGAAATAAGTAAAATCAGGGCGGGCCGTATTTTTTTTCAAAGTCTTGGTGAGCTCTATCAGGTTGAAGTTTTGCCTGAGAATATCCAAGTGTTTTGCCAGACAAGCAATTGGACCAAATCCCGAATGGATGTTTATACGAATATGTTGAGGAATACGACCGAGGCCATGTCTGCCATTTTAGGGGGTTGTAATGTGCTTTGGGTAAGACCTCATGACGAGGTTTTATCTGGTCCAGACTCTTTTTCCAGAAGAATGGCCAGGAATATTTCCAATATCCTTAGGGAGGAAAGCTACCTTGATAAGGTACTGGATCCTGTAGCAGGAAGTTATTTCATAGAAAACCTTACAGGCATTCTTTTGGACAGAACAAAAGAAAGTTTAGAAAATGTGGAAGCCAGTGGAGGTTGGTGGAAATTATACAAAGACCAATTGATTCAGGAGGAAGTGAAATCCACCCGTAAAAAACGCCAAAGCGATATTCTTGAGCTTCAAAAATCTAAAATTGGTGCGAACAAATACCAATTGAAGGAAGAAAAGGCAAAATTTACTTTGTCTGAAAAGGTGGAAGAGTTGCCCTGGCAACTGTTTGCTGGTAGAGAAACTGATCTTTTGGAGTCAAAAAATGAAACTGTAGCATGA
- a CDS encoding 5'-nucleotidase C-terminal domain-containing protein: MLKNKIFKIPVFAAVLFLLYACAPALVKTGEAQFFSLDSEVPADPITQKFIQPFKENLEKEMNTVIGRTTEAILKNGNGETAIGNLVADFQKEFAENLLGYPIDISIINNGGIRNTLPKGNITLGNIYELSPFDNYLQILELDHRELIALAEFAVSRKILGISGMTIHAQDGKILELKINGEEVNPAKKYILAVNDYLANGGDGMGFLSEIPRKAETDYLLREILIDRIKAKTASGLNIEAKVEGRQKFD, from the coding sequence ATGCTTAAAAATAAAATTTTCAAAATTCCAGTTTTCGCGGCAGTCCTTTTCCTTCTGTACGCTTGCGCCCCTGCCCTAGTAAAAACCGGAGAAGCCCAATTTTTCAGCCTTGACTCGGAAGTTCCTGCAGATCCGATTACCCAAAAATTCATCCAGCCTTTCAAAGAAAACCTAGAAAAAGAAATGAACACGGTCATAGGCAGAACCACAGAGGCTATCTTGAAAAACGGAAATGGCGAGACAGCCATCGGTAATCTGGTGGCTGATTTTCAGAAAGAGTTTGCAGAGAATTTACTTGGTTACCCCATTGATATTTCCATTATCAACAACGGAGGAATACGAAACACCCTGCCCAAGGGAAACATTACCTTAGGCAACATCTATGAATTATCTCCTTTTGATAATTACCTCCAAATTCTGGAATTAGACCATCGAGAGCTTATTGCTCTCGCGGAGTTTGCTGTCTCCAGAAAAATACTTGGAATTTCAGGAATGACAATTCATGCCCAAGATGGAAAAATCCTCGAATTGAAAATAAATGGAGAAGAAGTAAATCCTGCAAAAAAATATATTTTGGCCGTGAACGATTACCTTGCAAATGGCGGGGACGGCATGGGGTTTCTCTCGGAAATTCCCAGAAAAGCTGAGACCGATTACCTGCTCCGGGAAATCCTTATAGATAGGATTAAAGCAAAAACGGCATCCGGGTTGAATATCGAAGCTAAGGTTGAAGGAAGACAAAAATTTGATTGA
- a CDS encoding IS1634 family transposase: protein MFVRRKPNKSGKISVQVIEKIKGKSKVVKTIGSSSDRSEVERLFILGEEWIKNHKGALEIPFSDEERIADSVLESVENITVSGTELLLDRIFNDIGFSAIQDDIFRWLVYSRICFPASKLKTCDYLLTYHGLEFQVQDLYRYMDKLYNNYKETVQLISFEHTKRILGGSINIVFYDVTTLYFEVDHEDDLRKSGFSKEGKHQNPQIVLGLLVGLEGYPLAYEIFEGNKFEGHTMIPVIEAFRKKYSLPAPIVVADSGLLSKSNVKELRDNGYEFILGARLKASPDKSKERILAFELENGESRLLDWEDGLRMVVSYSDRRAKKDRINREKGLKKLEKQLKSGKLNKSHINNRGYNKYLKMEGEVKIALDIEKFEQDGKWDGLKGYITNTNLDKDEVIENYNNLWKIEKAFRITKNEIKVRPVFHYKQRRIEAHISIAFVAYKVFKELERQLLEKGSKLSPQKAIEIAKGIYTVEIQLKSSGKKLRKTLLLNESQQKLAKMFGF, encoded by the coding sequence ATGTTTGTTCGGAGAAAACCCAATAAAAGTGGCAAGATCAGTGTTCAGGTAATTGAGAAGATCAAAGGTAAAAGCAAGGTTGTAAAAACGATCGGAAGCAGTTCTGATCGATCTGAGGTTGAAAGACTTTTTATTCTTGGGGAGGAATGGATAAAAAACCATAAAGGAGCACTTGAAATCCCCTTCAGTGATGAAGAACGGATTGCCGATTCTGTTCTGGAAAGTGTTGAAAACATCACTGTTTCAGGTACCGAGCTGCTTTTGGACAGGATTTTCAATGATATTGGGTTCAGCGCAATCCAAGATGATATCTTCAGGTGGCTGGTATATTCCAGGATCTGTTTTCCTGCCAGCAAGCTGAAAACCTGTGATTACCTGCTCACCTACCACGGCCTCGAATTCCAGGTTCAGGACCTTTACAGGTACATGGACAAGCTTTACAACAACTATAAGGAAACGGTCCAGCTGATCAGCTTTGAACATACCAAGAGAATACTCGGAGGGAGTATCAATATCGTTTTCTATGATGTTACTACGCTTTATTTTGAAGTGGATCATGAAGATGATCTTAGAAAGAGTGGTTTTTCCAAGGAGGGAAAGCATCAAAATCCACAGATTGTTTTGGGTCTGCTGGTTGGACTAGAGGGATATCCTCTGGCTTATGAGATTTTTGAGGGAAACAAGTTTGAAGGGCATACGATGATCCCTGTGATAGAAGCTTTTAGAAAGAAGTATAGCTTACCTGCTCCGATTGTTGTTGCCGATTCAGGTTTACTGTCAAAAAGCAATGTAAAAGAGTTACGGGACAACGGTTACGAGTTTATTCTGGGAGCAAGGCTGAAAGCTTCCCCTGATAAAAGTAAAGAGAGGATATTGGCTTTTGAACTTGAAAACGGCGAGAGCAGGCTGCTGGATTGGGAGGACGGGCTCAGAATGGTTGTCAGTTATTCAGACAGAAGAGCCAAAAAAGACAGGATCAACAGGGAGAAAGGTCTTAAAAAGCTCGAGAAACAGTTAAAATCAGGAAAGCTCAACAAAAGCCACATCAACAACAGGGGCTATAACAAGTATCTTAAAATGGAAGGGGAGGTAAAGATTGCACTTGATATTGAAAAGTTTGAACAGGATGGGAAATGGGACGGTCTCAAAGGGTATATTACCAACACAAACCTTGACAAAGACGAGGTCATTGAGAATTACAACAACCTTTGGAAAATAGAAAAGGCCTTCAGGATAACAAAAAATGAAATCAAAGTCAGGCCTGTTTTCCATTATAAACAACGCAGGATCGAAGCACATATAAGCATCGCATTCGTCGCTTACAAAGTGTTTAAGGAACTGGAAAGGCAGTTATTGGAAAAAGGATCAAAACTTTCTCCTCAGAAAGCCATAGAAATAGCAAAAGGGATTTACACTGTTGAAATACAGCTCAAATCTTCAGGTAAAAAGCTGAGAAAGACCCTGCTTTTGAACGAAAGTCAACAAAAACTCGCAAAAATGTTCGGTTTTTGA